In the Ostrinia nubilalis chromosome 15, ilOstNubi1.1, whole genome shotgun sequence genome, one interval contains:
- the LOC135078521 gene encoding zinc finger protein 277, with translation MAEMSTSEKEFFGPLTLHEKTETPTLFRSEEPEECLCVLCDEKYSLPTAEKQLLTHLFMKHRLVVSDVNKIADLGAYIKYWRLRFKDQNLQYFCTTMLLDSKPDGTKSKDEEYFLLSDVLPEDKELRANLKQTKLEKLLERHQFEREDKNYERECLFCRYVSKTTRTHYLNHLYEKHNFHIAKPENLIFIDDLVNLVASKLESLQCIYCEGHFKDRTILKEHMRKKGHKRINPDNKEYDKFFLVNYLDDKTKPKSIYKQYYKSQPHRSADYEHDSNVDSDPDWSDWTEENGPQITCLLCKHTEMEYENILDHMERQHEFSFTNVTAGQNFYHKVKIVNYIRRQIHLKQCLSCDTKFDDLKNLEKHIKETSHHVLSKEKWDQPEYYFPTYEDDLFLCFIQDDDESWWSSDEQEIERSNSLSDNISKEMALAVLDD, from the exons ATGGCAGAGATGTCGACCAGTGAGAAAGAGTTTTTCGGTCCGTTGACCTTGCACGAGAAAACCGAGACTCCGACATTATTTAGGAGTGAAGAGCCAGAGGAATGTTTATGTGTTTTGTGCGACGAAAAATACAGTTTGCCCACTGCTGAGAAGCAGTTATTAACTCATTTGTTCATGAAGCATCGCCTAGTTGTGTCTGATGTTAACAAAATAGCGGATTTGGGCGCCTACATCAAATACTGGAGGTTGCGATTTAAAG ATCAAAATCTTCAATATTTTTGTACAACTATGTTGCTAGACAGCAAGCCTGATGGAACAAAATCAAAGGACGAAGAGTATTTCCTACTGAGCGACGTTTTGCCTGAAGACAAGGAGTTACGAGCCAATTTGAAGCAAACAAAACTGGAGAAGTTACTAGAAAGACACCAGTTTGAACGAGAAGACAAAAACTATGAAAGAGAATGCCTATTTTGCAGGTATGTCTCAAAAACCACTAGAACTCACTATTTGAACCATTTGTATGAGAAACACAATTTTCATATTGCTAAACCTGAAAATCTAATATTCATAGACGATTTAGTAAACCTAGTTGCGTCTAAACTTGAAAGCTTGCAATGCATTTACTGCGAAGGACACTTCAAAGACCGAACTATACTGAAAGAACACATGCGTAAGAAAGGCCATAAACGAATAAATCCAGACAACAAGGAATACGATAAGTTCTTCTTAGTGAACTATTTGGATGACAAAACAAAACCCAAAAGCATTTATAAGCAATATTACAAATCTCAGCCTCATCGTTCAGCTGATTATGAACATGATTCTAACGTTGACAGTGATCCAGATTGGTCCGATTGGACCGAAGAGAACGGACCTCAGATCACATGTTTGTTATGCAAGCACACTGAAATGGAGTACGAAAATATTTTGGACCACATGGAAAGGCAACACGAGTTTTCTTTCACAAACGTCACAGCGGGACAAAATTTTTATCACAAAGTCAAGATAGTAAACTACATCCGTCGTCAAATACACTTGAAACAGTGTTTGTCGTGTGACACAAAGTTTGACGATTTGAAAAATTTAGAGAAACATATCAAGGAAACTAGTCATCATGTTTTGAGTAAGGAAAAATGGGACCAGCCTGAATATTACTTTCCTACGTATGAGGATGATTTGTTCTTATGTTTCATCCAAGACGATGATGAGAGTTGGTGGTCAAGCGACGAACAGGAAATTGAACGGAGCAACAGTTTGTCCGATAATATATCTAAGGAAATGGCTTTAGCTGTATTGGatgattaa